In Triticum dicoccoides isolate Atlit2015 ecotype Zavitan unplaced genomic scaffold, WEW_v2.0 scaffold76130, whole genome shotgun sequence, the genomic stretch aaaaaaaaacaaatatttaggaacgaaggaagtaGTCCACAAAATATCCAGTTATTAATCTATTGGAACAAaaagttttaaatagcgggctacatGGTAGTGTCGCTATAGCTTTGGCAGGGCATCATGATAAAGCCACTCATGTTTTGGCAGGCACAGAGGTCCGTGACTCCCTTCTCTTCCTTCCAAATCACAGCTACTCCCTCCGCTCCAAAATAGATTACCcaaattttggaatggagggagtactagtgttGCTCCTACTTCATGCGGAACGAAGATCACAGAACAAGCTACAGTTCAGTTCGTATACACTTATGTTCAGTTAGATCAAACACTAGTACTTCCttgtttcctttttcctttttggaAGCACATGAGTTCCATGCCTGCGGCCTTCTCTCACTCACGTGGACTGATGTGTACCTCTCCTCTTGTCTGCCACTGCTAGAGAAAGGACCGGACCGGCCTAAAATTAGCGACGGGTGAGTGCAGACCAGCACATCACACTCTCCATCCGTCCAGCTTAATTATTCAAAATGGTGGAGCACAGTAGGGTCCAGTGTGCTGGTACTACCAATGAGACAGACATTGCGCATGGTTCGTCTTCTGTGAATTGTGTGATGCAAGGAATAATTGGATTTGGATATGAGAAGCCTGTGACGCTTCACGTCACGTCCTTGGTCCTTCTCCAGTCTCCATGGAGGAGAAACTCCAATGGCTGTGCTTGTCTTGCCTCATGGTCTTTGCCTCCTTCTTTTCCCTGTCTGGGAGTACGTCGGCTGCTCACCACCACCAGCGAGACGTCCTCCACCCGGTGGTGCTGCTGCCAGGCTTCTCCTGCGGCCAGATCGAGGCCCGCCTCACCGACGCCTACGACTCGCCGTCGCCACTCTGCGGAGTACGCAAGGGGGACGGCCGGTGGTTCCGGCTATGGAAGAACAGCACGGGCCTGCAAGACCTCCCCGACGTGCCGTGCTTCGCCGACCAGCTCCGCCTGGTTTATGACCCCACGGCCGGCGACTACCGCAATGTGCCCGGCGTCGAGACCCGCGTCCTCTCGTTCGGCTCCACCCGCGGCTTCCTCTCCGACGACCCTGCCGACAAGTAAGTAAGCGTACTTTGATGTTCTCTAGCGCACGGATGCTGAATCTGTGGAGGAGCAGGGAGATCTGCATGGGAAGGCTCGTGGAGGCGTTGGAGCGAATCGGGTACATCGACGGCGAGAGCCTCTTCGGCGCTCCGTACGACCTCCGGCACGCGCCCGCCGCGCCGGAGCTGCCCAACAGGGAGTTCTCCAGATTCCGCCGGAGTCTGACGGCGCTCGTGGAGCACGCGAGCAGGAGGAACGGGGGCAAGCCGGCCATCCTCGTGTCGCACAGCCAGGGCGGCCTGCTCGCGCTCGAGTTCCTCAATCGGAGCCCCCTGGCGTGGCGCCGGAGGCTCGTCAAGCACTTCATCATGGCCTCCACGGGCGCCGGCGGGATCGTGGTCACCATGAAGGGCCTCGCCGCCAGCGACGGCGCCGGCGTCCTGTCGATGCGGCGCGTCAAGAGGAGCTTCGAGTCGGCCTTCGCCGGGCTGCCGTCGCCCGCGGTCTTCGGCGGCGAGACGCCCCTGGTCGTCACGCGGGCGAGGAACTACACCGCGCGCGACATGCCGGAGTTCCTGTCGGCGGCCGGGCTCCCGGCGTCCGCCGTGAGCCTGTACCTGTCGCGGGCGCTGCCGGTGGCGCTCAACCTGAGGGCGCCGCTGGTGCCCATGACGTGCGTCAACGGCGTGGGCGTGCCCACCCCGGAGAAGCTGGTATACTGGGACGGCGACGTCGACAAAGACCCTGAGGTGCTGCACGGGGACGGCGACGGAGTGGTCAATCTGGCGAGCATACTTGCCCTGGACGCGGTTTTCGGTGAGGATCCGGGGCAGCGGGGATGCTACAGGTCTATCAAAATGGCAAACACCACCCACATCGGCGTCGTGTCGGATGCTTTCGCCGTTGAGCGTCTAGTCCATGAGATTCTTGAAGCAGGTCGCGCCAACCAGACATGTGTGCTACCCACTGCCGGCCACTGGCCACTCAGAATATGAGAAAGAATGCCCATCTTCTTTTACCTTTATCTTCCAAAAGCCAGCTTGATCATCAAATTTTTGTGGtttctctagatctcatctagatgagaattAGCTATCTTGTATATTCATTATATTATTGGATTGGAGAGGGAACGTGATGCATCTGGGCAAAGACACATTTTTATATCCCTCACCGTTCGGGCGATCTGTGATTCGTGCAACACACACAAAATGTATATTGTTGTGTAAGTATGTGATATTAAGACGGATCAACCAAGCTACGGGGGTGATTAGGGTTCCGCCGCGTCGCCACCCCTCCATCCCCcttccttcctcgccgccaccggaGACGGCCGCCGGGAAAGCCCGCGCGGGCGTCAGGGAAGGTGGCGGGAATGATCTCGGCGCTCGGATCGATCTCGAAGGTCTTCGGACCAGAGACTCGCATTGGAGGCTTGCGGTTCCTTGGGGCGGCGGCCCTGCCGGCGAGGCGGCGTCGTCCAACAGCTGGCAACGTCCGCATGAGACGCTGGCCAGTGTGCTCGGCCGCACGGGCGGCGGGTCGCTGGTGGAGTCCGGCCGCGGCGCGGTGCTCTATTGCGTCAGATCTGGGGGCGGGGGGTCCCCCACTGTCCTGCTGCCTCTCTCGGCGTCCCGGTGGCTTGAGTCTGCCG encodes the following:
- the LOC119347821 gene encoding lecithin-cholesterol acyltransferase-like 1, with translation MEEKLQWLCLSCLMVFASFFSLSGSTSAAHHHQRDVLHPVVLLPGFSCGQIEARLTDAYDSPSPLCGVRKGDGRWFRLWKNSTGLQDLPDVPCFADQLRLVYDPTAGDYRNVPGVETRVLSFGSTRGFLSDDPADKEICMGRLVEALERIGYIDGESLFGAPYDLRHAPAAPELPNREFSRFRRSLTALVEHASRRNGGKPAILVSHSQGGLLALEFLNRSPLAWRRRLVKHFIMASTGAGGIVVTMKGLAASDGAGVLSMRRVKRSFESAFAGLPSPAVFGGETPLVVTRARNYTARDMPEFLSAAGLPASAVSLYLSRALPVALNLRAPLVPMTCVNGVGVPTPEKLVYWDGDVDKDPEVLHGDGDGVVNLASILALDAVFGEDPGQRGCYRSIKMANTTHIGVVSDAFAVERLVHEILEAGRANQTCVLPTAGHWPLRI